The nucleotide window AAAACAATTGAAAGATTTTGATCAATATATTAAATATCTAATACCTAAATTAAATTTGGATATGATTTGGATTGATGCTTGGAATTTTGCAATTATTGAAAATGGAGATAAAAAATATAAATTAGATTTTAATAATGATTTAGGTCAACCAATAAATAACTCTACAAAACCATTTATAAATTTAGATATTAATGTTAAATTAAAAGATATTCTTCCTAAGAATTCGCTTCTAAGAAAGGAAATTGAACTTGAATCTTTATTTGAAGAGTATGTTGTTTGGTACTTAAAAAAGTGAAAAAATGAGCATCTCAATCATCGGTGGCGGAATTGGCGGTTTGACTTTGGGAAATGTTCTGAAGCAACACAACATCGATTTCAAAATCTACGAAAGTGCACCGGAAATAAAACCCGTCGGAGCTGGAATCGCAATGGCAGGAAATGCAATGAAGATCTTTGACAAACTCGGTTTGAAAGAGAAAATCGAAAATGCAGGAACGAAAATGCACGCTTTAATTATTACTGATGAAAAGCTGAAAACCATTTCAAAAACCGACGTTCTGAAGCTTGAAAGCAAATACAAGGTTTGCAATATCGCGATTCATAGAGCTGAACTTCAAAAAGTTTTAAGTGAAAATATTTCAGAACATATCATTCTTAATAAACGTCTTTCGACCATTGAGAAGAAAGAAAATTATCATTTGACTTTTGAAGACAAAACAGAAATCGAAAGTGAAATTGTCTTTGGAGCCGATGGCGTGAAATCGTTGGTCCGAAATCAAATTCTTAAATTTGGACAAATCCGAGAAGCGAAACAAAAATGCTGGCGCGGAATTCTGAAGACCGAAATTCCAGAAAAATATAGTCACGATGCCTACGAAATGTGGGGAAAAGGAAAACGTTTCGGCTTTGTGAAAATCAAGGAAAATACTTTGTATTGGTATGCTTTGGTGAACGAGAAATTCTATTCTGAGAATATTGATCTATTGGAAACCTTTAAAGAATTTCATTCTGATGTTTTGGAAATGATCTCTAAAACTTCGAAAGAAAATATTATTCTTAATGACATCTTCGACCTAAAACCAATGGAAAAATGGTCTGCGGAAAATCTTTGTTTGATTGGAGACGCAGCACACGCCACAACACCTAATATGGGACAAGGTGGTTGCCAAGCAGTCGAGGATGCGTACATCATCGGAAAACTCTTGGAAACTGAAAAAGACTGGAACAAGATCTTTAATCAATTTGAAAAAATTAGAAGATCAAAAGTGAATCACATTGTAAAAACCAGTTGGACGCTTGGGAAAGTGGCGCAATGGGAAAACTTTACAGGACTTCGGAATTTTGTTTTTAGAAATATGCCGGAAAGTGTAAATCAGAAGCAGATGGAGAAGATTTTGAAATTGGAATTGTAGTTTTTATTGGTCTTCGAGAGCCTCAGACTGACAACTAATCTTCTTTTTTCAGACTTTCAATCAAACCTTCCAACTCTTTGATCTTGTCTTTCAGGTTTTTGATGTCGTTTTTGTTGTTGGAAACTTTGCTCTTCAGCATTACCGTTCTGGCGCGTTCGCTGTGGTCGTCCTCGTCATCGTCCTCGTTGATTTCTTCCACATCTTCCTGGATCTCATCAATATCTTCTTGGATTTCTTCTACATCTTCCTGGATTTCCTCGATGTCTTCCTGGATTTCATCAATATCTTCCTGGATCTCATTAACATCTTCCTTCAAATCCTCGATATGTTCTGTACTTTTATTGACTGACATCTGAATGAAAATCGCCAAATAAATCGCTTCCAACGACACAACCGTGGTGAGAACCAACAACATATGTTCAAATTCTACAATATTGAAAATCGGTAATGCAAAACAGACGATGAAGAAAATCGTATGGAAAACCAATGACTGAATAGAACCTACCCACCAAATGATCCCATTGGCAATCTTCTCTAAAATGGTCAGTTTTTCCTGAGTTTCTTCTGTGATTTTCATTGATAAATTTTGATAAAAGTAAGGATTAAAAAAGCGATTTGCAACAAGACATTAATTAATGACATCGCTCAGCGCCGCATCGAGATTGTTGTACTGGAATTTAAAACCAGCATTTTCAATCTTGTTTGATGAAATTCTACTGCCTTCTAAAGCCAAGACGGACATTTCGCCTAAAACTGTTTTGATGATGAATTTTGGAATATTGGGTAACCAAAGTTTCTTATCAAGAT belongs to Chryseobacterium sp. KACC 21268 and includes:
- a CDS encoding FAD-dependent monooxygenase, translating into MSISIIGGGIGGLTLGNVLKQHNIDFKIYESAPEIKPVGAGIAMAGNAMKIFDKLGLKEKIENAGTKMHALIITDEKLKTISKTDVLKLESKYKVCNIAIHRAELQKVLSENISEHIILNKRLSTIEKKENYHLTFEDKTEIESEIVFGADGVKSLVRNQILKFGQIREAKQKCWRGILKTEIPEKYSHDAYEMWGKGKRFGFVKIKENTLYWYALVNEKFYSENIDLLETFKEFHSDVLEMISKTSKENIILNDIFDLKPMEKWSAENLCLIGDAAHATTPNMGQGGCQAVEDAYIIGKLLETEKDWNKIFNQFEKIRRSKVNHIVKTSWTLGKVAQWENFTGLRNFVFRNMPESVNQKQMEKILKLEL
- a CDS encoding DUF1003 domain-containing protein, whose product is MKITEETQEKLTILEKIANGIIWWVGSIQSLVFHTIFFIVCFALPIFNIVEFEHMLLVLTTVVSLEAIYLAIFIQMSVNKSTEHIEDLKEDVNEIQEDIDEIQEDIEEIQEDVEEIQEDIDEIQEDVEEINEDDDEDDHSERARTVMLKSKVSNNKNDIKNLKDKIKELEGLIESLKKED